The Thermodesulfobacteriota bacterium genome includes a window with the following:
- a CDS encoding isocitrate lyase/phosphoenolpyruvate mutase family protein — translation MSIVRKTNNRSFKVISGYGKLEIRDDLENSYPDVYTPDVMTALASLARFNWDQKIVMAKRIDRRAERARNRERIKFLDPNDYIPRTNIEVQDARDGKFVGSEIPKDLQRQWIQGTGPAAKPNSPTGKSIRNVAYALLSGADGWMFDGEDALGQITSMSLDNQRNLKLAIQKDPIFLEVAEQVAKEMNEWSSGFFEREIIKDWEKQLNFTTKIFRCRGLHLDDRHIRDENGVALSASIVDMTLYVVNNYKNLMKSGSSIVLYLPKIQTAEEAALWNEMMSALEQYLDLPVGTIKVYVLVEQLEATFQLMEIRAALGKHFVGFNTGRWDYINSVADAMAWDIDFMNPNIESITMTYGYMRNYEDRVRRAVNTPDINGNFALWQGGMEPNIPVGSKEGVTSGMKKAVEGAVREQKEGASGKWVAHWRMVHIIRPVWEKVGEDNQLGRPFPPLTYTQEDSDGLTLLEPAPRTIRGARNLLSVGLQYGNAFGQGFQAAALKPADFFSNDDILYLMEDMATGEIRLSILWEWIHKSAKLTEDDSETGLKAGDVFTVDIFWRLVAEEYEKLQNAKDKDVHDDSKGTTLPIAREIVETYVLDEVKAPWYIDLLNINLNNHDLSEAKRRIRQYTETFKEDGTRITENLDFIPTRKTETISEDEMESFEKEVLETKKWFKIPRFRGITRLYSARQVVQQRGTIETDYPIARNASEEFHSLLRELFSRREQITTFGPYSPGQVVMLKRAGIAGIYLGGWATSAKGSTTEDPGPDLASYPLSQVPDEAATLVRALLSADKNQKFIRSRMTDKERKTTPKFDYRPFIIADADTGHGGDAHVRNLIRRFVEAGVAGYHIEDQKPGTKKCGHQGGKVLVPVDEQIKRLNAARFQLDVMKVPGIIVARTDAEAAALLDKRGDERDHAFILGATKTNLPGYKNCYLAILKIFNEKGIKDVNGHFLYRISDFEYEEAYEWFKQVGLMSYIDENVQALKDGRERSITKPLDNVATKFVETWEVESGLKTFGEAVADLMDFQIEEGRQHDLTIDEWLEFAKKVSFHEAREKARSMGIEASWDCELSRTPEGYYQIQGGVEYAIAKSLAVAPFADILWMETKTADLADATEFAEAIHSVYPDKMLAYNLSPSFNWDTTGMSDDEMVNFPKELGKLGFVFNFITYGGHQIDGLAAEEFASALLEDGMLALARLQRKFRLLDSPYKTPQTYVGGPRADGALMATSGRTATTKAMGKGSTQYQHLVQTEVPPKLLEGWLEHWAEHYKIAGALRVELRPHKAGSDLLELTILDESKNKMANAVFASIQDLRGKNILSVRDQNTFNEDFRKKRLMTLIHLFLIHRYKSDSVHYVNPTDDNQKQTKGMKALGIYDEVNTEIGDIIVAGVNTDRVKELLNPDLIELKNLITKRSKAKRPKIKKN, via the coding sequence CGATAGAAGGGCAGAACGAGCTCGAAATAGAGAGAGAATTAAGTTTTTGGATCCGAATGACTACATTCCTCGAACGAACATCGAGGTGCAAGACGCAAGAGACGGGAAGTTCGTTGGTTCAGAGATTCCAAAAGATTTACAGCGACAGTGGATTCAGGGTACAGGCCCCGCTGCAAAACCAAACTCTCCGACCGGAAAAAGCATACGGAATGTCGCGTATGCATTACTCTCGGGCGCTGATGGCTGGATGTTTGATGGGGAAGATGCCTTGGGACAAATTACATCCATGTCGTTAGACAATCAAAGAAACCTAAAATTGGCAATACAAAAAGATCCAATTTTTTTGGAGGTGGCTGAGCAGGTTGCAAAGGAGATGAACGAATGGTCATCGGGATTTTTCGAGAGAGAGATCATAAAAGATTGGGAGAAGCAATTAAACTTTACGACAAAGATATTCCGCTGCCGGGGATTACATTTAGACGATAGACATATCCGTGATGAAAATGGTGTGGCCCTTTCAGCGTCAATCGTCGATATGACACTTTATGTTGTAAACAACTATAAGAATTTAATGAAATCGGGTTCCTCCATAGTATTGTATCTGCCTAAAATCCAGACTGCTGAGGAAGCGGCGCTTTGGAATGAAATGATGTCAGCTCTTGAACAATATCTTGACCTCCCTGTTGGCACAATCAAAGTCTATGTTCTTGTTGAACAACTTGAAGCAACATTTCAGTTGATGGAGATTAGGGCTGCTTTAGGCAAACATTTCGTTGGATTTAATACAGGAAGATGGGATTACATTAATAGCGTCGCTGATGCTATGGCCTGGGACATAGATTTTATGAATCCCAACATTGAATCCATTACAATGACCTATGGTTACATGAGAAATTACGAAGATAGGGTGCGGAGGGCTGTAAACACACCCGATATTAATGGGAATTTTGCGCTTTGGCAGGGTGGAATGGAGCCCAACATTCCTGTGGGTTCGAAAGAAGGCGTTACCAGCGGTATGAAGAAAGCAGTTGAGGGTGCCGTGCGTGAACAGAAAGAAGGTGCAAGTGGTAAATGGGTAGCACATTGGAGGATGGTTCATATTATTCGACCAGTTTGGGAAAAGGTTGGTGAGGACAACCAACTTGGTAGACCTTTCCCCCCTCTAACCTATACTCAGGAGGACTCAGATGGTCTGACGCTTCTTGAACCAGCACCCAGAACGATTAGGGGAGCTCGAAATCTTTTGAGCGTTGGTTTGCAATATGGAAATGCATTTGGTCAGGGATTTCAGGCAGCAGCGCTAAAGCCAGCTGACTTTTTCAGTAATGATGACATATTGTATCTGATGGAAGATATGGCCACAGGAGAAATTCGTCTCAGCATCTTGTGGGAATGGATTCACAAAAGTGCGAAACTAACCGAAGACGATTCGGAAACGGGGTTAAAAGCGGGAGACGTTTTTACAGTCGATATATTTTGGAGGTTGGTAGCAGAAGAATACGAAAAACTTCAAAATGCAAAAGATAAAGATGTTCACGACGATTCAAAGGGAACAACCTTACCGATCGCCAGGGAGATTGTTGAAACCTACGTTTTAGATGAAGTCAAAGCCCCCTGGTATATCGATTTATTGAATATTAATCTAAATAATCATGATTTATCTGAAGCTAAAAGGAGAATTAGACAGTATACGGAGACATTTAAAGAAGATGGCACCAGGATTACCGAGAATTTAGATTTTATCCCTACTAGAAAAACTGAAACCATTTCAGAAGACGAAATGGAATCATTTGAAAAAGAGGTTCTCGAGACCAAGAAATGGTTCAAGATCCCTCGCTTCAGAGGAATCACCCGCCTTTATTCAGCCCGTCAAGTTGTGCAGCAGCGTGGGACGATTGAAACTGATTACCCGATTGCAAGAAATGCATCTGAAGAATTCCATAGTCTTTTAAGGGAATTGTTCTCAAGACGAGAGCAGATTACAACATTTGGTCCATATTCTCCTGGGCAAGTAGTTATGCTGAAGCGGGCAGGTATAGCGGGGATTTACTTAGGGGGCTGGGCAACTTCTGCCAAAGGATCGACAACCGAGGATCCAGGTCCAGATTTAGCAAGTTACCCGCTCAGTCAGGTGCCGGATGAGGCAGCTACACTTGTTCGAGCCCTCCTTTCTGCAGATAAGAATCAGAAATTCATCAGATCCAGAATGACAGACAAGGAACGAAAGACCACTCCAAAATTTGATTACAGGCCTTTTATAATTGCAGATGCCGATACAGGACATGGGGGTGATGCTCATGTCAGAAACCTGATCAGGAGATTTGTAGAAGCGGGTGTCGCAGGTTACCACATCGAAGATCAAAAACCAGGCACAAAGAAATGTGGGCATCAGGGCGGTAAGGTTCTCGTACCTGTTGATGAACAAATCAAAAGGCTGAATGCCGCACGATTCCAACTTGATGTTATGAAGGTACCGGGAATCATTGTTGCTCGAACCGACGCTGAAGCAGCCGCATTACTAGATAAAAGAGGTGATGAACGGGATCATGCTTTTATTCTAGGTGCTACAAAAACAAATCTGCCTGGTTATAAGAATTGTTATCTTGCAATTTTGAAAATTTTTAATGAGAAGGGAATAAAAGATGTTAATGGTCACTTTCTATACAGAATATCCGATTTCGAATATGAAGAGGCGTACGAGTGGTTTAAGCAGGTGGGATTAATGTCATACATAGATGAAAACGTACAAGCTTTAAAGGATGGCAGGGAAAGGAGCATCACCAAGCCATTGGATAATGTTGCGACCAAGTTCGTCGAAACATGGGAAGTCGAATCAGGGCTTAAGACATTCGGGGAAGCAGTAGCAGATTTGATGGATTTTCAAATCGAAGAAGGAAGGCAACATGATTTGACAATTGACGAATGGCTAGAATTTGCTAAGAAGGTTTCATTTCATGAAGCCCGTGAAAAAGCCAGGTCAATGGGCATAGAAGCTTCGTGGGATTGTGAATTGTCTAGAACACCCGAGGGTTATTATCAGATCCAGGGTGGAGTCGAGTATGCGATAGCAAAATCACTTGCTGTAGCCCCTTTTGCTGACATCCTCTGGATGGAGACAAAAACGGCTGATTTAGCCGATGCGACAGAATTTGCGGAAGCTATCCACAGTGTATATCCAGATAAGATGTTGGCCTACAATTTGTCACCTTCATTTAATTGGGACACAACGGGAATGAGCGATGACGAAATGGTAAACTTCCCCAAAGAGTTGGGGAAGCTCGGGTTTGTCTTTAACTTCATCACATATGGAGGTCATCAAATAGACGGACTGGCGGCTGAAGAATTTGCAAGTGCTTTACTAGAAGATGGGATGCTTGCACTGGCCCGCTTACAACGAAAGTTCAGGTTACTCGATTCACCCTATAAGACACCTCAAACCTATGTTGGTGGACCTCGTGCCGATGGTGCCCTTATGGCTACTTCCGGACGCACCGCAACAACCAAGGCTATGGGAAAGGGATCCACACAGTATCAGCATTTGGTCCAGACAGAGGTTCCACCCAAACTTCTGGAAGGTTGGCTTGAGCATTGGGCGGAACACTATAAAATTGCAGGGGCCTTGCGCGTTGAACTACGGCCGCACAAAGCCGGCTCGGATTTATTGGAATTGACTATTCTAGATGAATCAAAAAATAAGATGGCTAATGCGGTGTTTGCATCAATACAGGATCTCAGAGGCAAGAATATTCTTTCTGTTAGAGATCAAAATACATTTAATGAGGATTTCCGTAAAAAGCGTTTAATGACATTAATCCATTTATTTTTGATTCATCGGTATAAGAGTGATTCGGTACATTATGTTAACCCCACCGATGATAATCAGAAGCAAACAAAGGGCATGAAAGCTTTAGGCATTTATGACGAGGTCAACACTGAAATAGGTGATATTATTGTAGCTGGAGTCAATACTGACCGCGTAAAAGAGCTGCTTAATCCTGACCTGATCGAACTAAAAAACCTTATTACAAAAAGATCAAAAGCGAAGAGACCGAAAATAAAGAAGAATTGA